A single Streptomyces sannanensis DNA region contains:
- a CDS encoding MMPL family transporter, which produces MATDTPRTDGALARLARFCYRRRRLVLLAWIVGVIAVAFAGFGYGAASDNDYSGGDSGSAKAQALIEKHFPEQQGDTLTLAIKAEKGIDDPAARQKIEKVIAHLDASPITGPVTSPYQDKDLVTKDRRIARTTIPLTDMDAKKTDVKPLVDSVKDASGDGVTLGLGGKTAEKAETPPQGSAERVGVLAAAVILFIAFGSLVAMGLPIVTGLMAVLGGIALMKLVGHLVPSPDFTVFVAALIGLGVGIDYALFILTRYKDSLQDGDGPESATVKAITTAGHAVLFAGTTVVIALLGLIAMGQKMMTGVAIGASVTVLVTMIAAVTLLPAFLGFTGHRINSLRLPRRTNRRHGADGVPARERRTPAERWVGVVQRRPLVAAILAGASLLVLAAPVVSMRLSLPDASVEPHDRSSYTSYKILSEGFGPGYGAPLIFTTEVDSKDAALRPVVEAVRKTEGIAYATQARVSKDGQAATFMAFPETGYQDEATADLVHKLRDDVLPQASGGEGVYVGGPNAGAIDFAEDTGSHLPLMIAVVIVLSLVLLIALVRSVTIALQAAVMNLLSIGAAYGVLVAIVQWGWLGSAVGFPTDMPITTWVPMMMFPLLFGLSMDYEVFLISRVREEYERTGDTRMAVARGLARTAKVITAAAAIMIAIFTTALLGPDVSIKQIGLGMAVAVLVDATIIRMVLVPAVMELCGKANWWMPGRRAPKATSASQAGIGEEARV; this is translated from the coding sequence ATGGCAACCGACACTCCCCGTACGGATGGAGCTCTGGCGAGACTCGCCCGGTTCTGTTATCGGCGGCGCCGCCTGGTCCTTCTGGCCTGGATCGTCGGCGTGATCGCCGTGGCGTTCGCCGGCTTCGGCTACGGCGCCGCCTCCGACAACGACTACTCCGGTGGAGACTCCGGGTCCGCCAAGGCGCAGGCTCTGATCGAGAAGCACTTCCCCGAGCAGCAAGGGGACACGCTGACTCTCGCGATCAAGGCAGAGAAGGGGATCGACGACCCCGCCGCCCGGCAGAAGATCGAGAAAGTCATCGCCCATCTGGACGCCTCACCCATCACAGGACCGGTGACCTCGCCGTATCAGGACAAGGACCTGGTGACGAAGGATCGTCGTATCGCCCGTACGACCATCCCGCTGACCGACATGGATGCGAAGAAGACCGACGTCAAGCCCCTGGTGGACTCGGTCAAGGACGCCTCGGGCGACGGCGTGACGCTGGGGCTGGGCGGGAAGACGGCGGAGAAGGCCGAGACACCTCCGCAGGGTTCGGCCGAGCGCGTGGGCGTCCTGGCGGCCGCGGTGATCTTGTTCATCGCCTTCGGGTCACTGGTGGCGATGGGCCTGCCGATCGTGACCGGGCTGATGGCGGTGCTCGGCGGGATCGCCCTGATGAAGCTCGTGGGGCACCTGGTCCCCTCGCCCGATTTCACGGTGTTCGTCGCCGCGTTGATCGGGCTCGGTGTCGGCATCGACTACGCACTGTTCATCCTGACCCGCTACAAGGACAGCCTGCAGGACGGCGACGGGCCCGAGAGCGCCACGGTCAAGGCCATCACCACCGCGGGTCACGCGGTGCTGTTCGCGGGCACGACCGTCGTGATCGCGCTGCTGGGCCTGATCGCCATGGGGCAGAAGATGATGACCGGGGTGGCCATCGGCGCGTCGGTGACCGTGCTGGTGACGATGATCGCCGCGGTGACCCTGTTGCCGGCGTTCCTGGGCTTCACCGGCCACAGAATCAACTCGCTGCGTCTGCCCCGTCGAACGAATCGTCGGCACGGGGCCGACGGCGTCCCGGCCCGGGAGCGCCGTACCCCCGCCGAGCGCTGGGTCGGCGTGGTACAGCGCAGGCCGCTGGTCGCCGCGATTCTGGCCGGCGCGAGCCTGCTGGTGCTGGCCGCCCCCGTGGTGTCGATGCGGCTGAGCCTGCCCGACGCCAGTGTCGAGCCCCACGACAGGAGCAGCTACACCTCATACAAGATTCTTTCCGAGGGCTTCGGTCCCGGCTACGGCGCACCCCTGATCTTCACCACCGAGGTCGACTCCAAGGACGCCGCTCTGCGTCCCGTCGTCGAAGCGGTCAGGAAGACCGAGGGCATCGCCTACGCAACGCAGGCCCGGGTCAGTAAGGACGGGCAGGCCGCCACCTTCATGGCCTTCCCCGAGACCGGGTACCAGGACGAGGCCACCGCGGACCTGGTGCACAAGCTCCGCGACGACGTTCTGCCCCAGGCATCCGGCGGTGAAGGGGTCTACGTCGGCGGCCCGAACGCCGGCGCGATCGACTTCGCCGAGGACACCGGCTCGCACCTGCCCCTGATGATCGCGGTCGTCATCGTGCTGTCCCTGGTGCTGCTGATCGCGCTGGTCCGGTCGGTCACGATCGCACTGCAGGCCGCCGTGATGAACCTGCTGTCGATCGGCGCCGCCTACGGCGTGCTGGTAGCGATCGTGCAGTGGGGATGGCTGGGTTCGGCCGTCGGGTTCCCCACCGACATGCCGATCACGACCTGGGTGCCGATGATGATGTTCCCGCTCCTGTTCGGTTTGTCGATGGACTACGAGGTCTTCCTGATCTCGCGGGTCCGTGAGGAGTACGAGCGCACCGGCGACACCCGCATGGCCGTTGCTCGCGGGCTGGCGCGGACCGCCAAGGTCATCACGGCCGCGGCCGCCATCATGATCGCCATCTTCACGACCGCCCTGCTCGGCCCCGACGTCTCAATCAAGCAGATCGGTCTGGGCATGGCCGTCGCTGTGCTCGTCGACGCCACCATCATCAGGATGGTCCTCGTCCCCGCAGTGATGGAACTGTGCGGCAAGGCCAACTGGTGGATGCCCGGGCGCCGGGCACCGAAGGCGACCTCGGCTTCGCAGGCCGGGATCGGGGAAGAGGCCAGAGTCTGA
- a CDS encoding YciI family protein: protein MEFLCYHRDRPDSVALRDELLEEHWSYMDRYAKEMIARGPTLAGDGETPTGSVHIVDLPDPVAARAFAFDEPNYQAGVYRDVLLRRWRNTLGRTMWDFPGGRTGGNRYLVLGLGTGQAADLAVPPDRDELIAYGPLLSDNGATWLGTAVLVRARDLETARAILAPDRYADIEVHHWQFGGRPV from the coding sequence ATGGAGTTCCTCTGCTACCACCGCGACCGGCCCGACTCCGTAGCCCTGCGCGACGAGCTGCTGGAAGAGCATTGGTCCTACATGGACCGGTACGCGAAAGAGATGATCGCCCGGGGCCCGACCCTCGCCGGCGACGGCGAGACACCCACCGGAAGCGTGCACATCGTCGACCTGCCCGATCCCGTCGCCGCCCGCGCGTTCGCCTTCGACGAGCCGAACTACCAGGCCGGCGTCTACCGGGACGTGCTGCTGCGACGGTGGCGCAACACGCTGGGGCGCACCATGTGGGACTTCCCCGGCGGCCGGACCGGCGGCAATCGATACCTGGTGCTCGGCCTCGGCACAGGACAGGCCGCCGACCTCGCGGTGCCGCCCGACCGGGACGAGCTGATCGCCTACGGGCCGCTGCTGTCCGACAACGGCGCCACCTGGCTGGGCACGGCGGTGCTGGTCCGGGCACGGGACCTGGAGACGGCGCGCGCCATCCTGGCCCCGGACCGGTACGCCGACATCGAGGTGCACCACTGGCAGTTCGGCGGGCGGCCGGTATAA
- a CDS encoding YhgE/Pip family protein, with amino-acid sequence MSEPMHARRAPGRKVLRRRSLWLPSALILGLLSFVLSLLYMGANNDPVGATHDLPIALVNADKGVTVGGKQINIGAQITSKVAHSPDLKDKVAWKQVSRSEAEEMLGKDKAYGALVIPENFSASVAALALPQQDPKRPTMQVLTNPASGSFGSGMAAEINQKVAHAASTELGKQLSQQAKQQAAQAEKKPSHHAQQQADHAVKAEQPSTAEQLLLADPVAVTVQEGHELGTHSGLGLSAFFYTLVLVLGGMLGANVIHTQLDALLGYAASDYGPFRRAKPAERISRTRHFAVACGLMAALSLVTSALTLVAAVKIVGIDASHLALLWIYGACATTAMGITALALLAVFGMPGQLLSMLVLIGFAIPSAGATIPLEALPDFYRFLAEFEPFRQVVDGVRSILYFGAQTEAGLGRGWTMIGVGFVVALLFGFGMTRFYDRKGLHRSPIEGLEPHPVPAG; translated from the coding sequence ATGTCTGAGCCGATGCACGCCCGTCGGGCGCCCGGACGGAAGGTGCTGCGCCGACGGAGCCTGTGGCTCCCGTCGGCGCTGATCCTCGGCCTGCTGTCCTTCGTGCTCTCGCTCCTGTACATGGGTGCGAACAACGACCCGGTCGGCGCCACGCACGATCTGCCGATCGCGCTGGTGAACGCCGACAAGGGCGTGACCGTGGGCGGGAAGCAGATCAACATCGGCGCGCAGATCACCTCGAAGGTCGCCCACTCCCCGGACCTGAAGGACAAGGTCGCCTGGAAGCAGGTCAGCCGCAGCGAGGCCGAGGAGATGCTGGGGAAGGACAAGGCGTACGGCGCCCTGGTGATCCCCGAGAACTTCTCGGCATCCGTGGCCGCGCTGGCCCTCCCCCAGCAGGACCCGAAACGCCCCACCATGCAGGTGCTGACCAACCCGGCCTCGGGAAGCTTCGGCTCCGGCATGGCCGCCGAGATCAACCAGAAGGTGGCCCACGCCGCCTCCACCGAGCTGGGCAAGCAACTGAGCCAGCAGGCGAAGCAGCAGGCGGCACAGGCCGAGAAGAAGCCGAGCCATCACGCACAGCAGCAGGCCGACCACGCGGTGAAGGCCGAGCAGCCGAGCACGGCCGAGCAGCTGCTGCTCGCCGACCCGGTCGCGGTGACGGTCCAGGAGGGCCATGAGCTCGGCACCCACAGCGGACTCGGGCTGAGCGCGTTCTTCTACACCCTGGTGCTCGTCCTGGGCGGCATGCTGGGCGCCAATGTGATCCACACCCAGTTGGACGCCCTGCTGGGGTACGCGGCCAGCGACTACGGCCCCTTCCGCCGCGCGAAGCCCGCGGAGCGCATCAGCCGTACGCGTCACTTCGCCGTGGCCTGCGGGCTCATGGCCGCCCTGTCACTGGTGACGTCCGCCCTGACACTGGTCGCGGCCGTGAAAATCGTCGGCATCGACGCCTCGCACCTGGCGCTCCTGTGGATCTACGGCGCCTGCGCCACCACCGCGATGGGCATCACCGCGCTGGCTCTGCTCGCGGTCTTCGGCATGCCCGGCCAGCTGCTGTCCATGCTGGTGCTGATCGGCTTCGCCATTCCGTCGGCGGGCGCCACGATCCCGTTGGAGGCGCTTCCGGACTTCTACCGTTTCCTCGCCGAGTTCGAGCCCTTCCGACAGGTGGTCGACGGTGTCCGGTCCATCCTCTACTTCGGGGCACAGACCGAGGCCGGGCTCGGCCGTGGCTGGACCATGATCGGCGTGGGCTTCGTGGTGGCGCTGCTGTTCGGCTTCGGAATGACCCGCTTCTACGACCGCAAGGGCCTGCACCGATCCCCGATCGAGGGGCTTGAGCCCCACCCGGTTCCGGCCGGTTGA
- a CDS encoding MerR family transcriptional regulator, with protein MRISELSRRSGVPVASIKYYLREGLLPAGRAMGATLAEYGEEHVQRLRLIRALTTLGGLSIAAAREVLAEIDQPHDPLAMLGVIHYALRTPADATEATGDGELTERVDGLVDAMEWDISEASPHRRALAASLQELGRLGVDFGVDDLLPYARLAAAVARLDLDQLDGIEDRMVLAERAAILTLLLEPVLALLRRLAQEGESRRRTGAAAAPDTAY; from the coding sequence ATGAGGATCTCGGAACTGAGCCGACGGTCGGGGGTGCCGGTGGCGAGCATCAAGTACTACCTGCGGGAAGGATTGCTGCCCGCAGGCCGCGCGATGGGCGCCACCCTGGCGGAGTACGGCGAGGAGCACGTCCAGCGCCTGCGTCTGATCCGGGCGCTGACCACGCTGGGAGGGCTGTCCATCGCCGCTGCTCGCGAGGTGCTCGCCGAGATCGACCAGCCGCATGATCCGCTCGCCATGCTCGGCGTCATCCACTACGCCCTGCGTACCCCGGCCGATGCCACCGAGGCGACCGGCGACGGGGAGCTGACGGAGCGCGTCGACGGCCTCGTCGACGCCATGGAGTGGGACATCTCGGAAGCCTCGCCCCACCGTCGCGCCCTGGCCGCGAGTCTGCAGGAGCTCGGCCGCCTGGGAGTGGACTTCGGCGTGGACGACCTCCTCCCGTACGCGAGGCTGGCCGCCGCCGTGGCGCGGCTGGATCTCGACCAGCTCGACGGCATCGAGGACCGGATGGTGCTCGCCGAACGGGCCGCGATCCTCACCCTGCTCCTCGAACCGGTCCTCGCCCTGCTCCGGCGGCTCGCCCAGGAGGGCGAGTCACGTCGCCGCACAGGGGCGGCCGCCGCACCCGACACCGCGTACTGA
- a CDS encoding NTPase: MPTRILIEGRPGVGKTTAVRRLATLLHTRDVIGFTTEEIREGGTRIGFALETLDGRRAVLAHAGFPGPPRVGRYGVDLGVMERLALPSLEQASRNPAPGQLVLIDELGRMELAYVPFRETVRSLFGADVDIVATVHAHIDPFTDALKQRSGVAVVRLTQANRDALPEELAARLEHG; the protein is encoded by the coding sequence ATGCCGACAAGAATCCTGATCGAGGGACGCCCGGGCGTGGGCAAGACCACCGCCGTCCGCCGGCTGGCAACGCTGCTGCACACCCGTGACGTCATCGGCTTCACCACGGAGGAGATCCGCGAGGGCGGCACACGGATCGGTTTCGCACTGGAGACCCTGGACGGCCGACGGGCCGTGCTCGCCCATGCCGGCTTCCCGGGCCCGCCCCGGGTCGGCCGGTACGGGGTCGACCTCGGCGTCATGGAACGGCTGGCACTGCCGTCCCTGGAGCAGGCGTCCAGGAACCCTGCTCCCGGGCAGCTCGTACTCATCGACGAGCTCGGCCGGATGGAACTGGCCTATGTCCCGTTCCGCGAGACGGTCCGGTCGCTGTTCGGGGCCGACGTCGACATCGTCGCCACCGTCCATGCGCACATCGACCCGTTCACCGATGCGCTCAAGCAGCGGTCCGGCGTCGCAGTCGTCCGTCTGACCCAGGCCAACCGGGACGCCCTCCCCGAGGAGCTGGCGGCCCGGCTGGAACACGGATGA
- a CDS encoding YbhB/YbcL family Raf kinase inhibitor-like protein gives MTGIELMSTAFGDHQEIPRRHSGEGQDISPALSWSAAPEGTAELVLLCEDPDAPGGTFLHWLVTGIDPASSGVAEGETPPGGHEWPNDFGRVGWAGPMPPPGHGPHRYFFRLWAVSEPLPLHGRAKSDAVHRALKGRELAGGTLMGTYQR, from the coding sequence ATGACTGGAATCGAGCTCATGAGCACGGCATTCGGCGATCACCAGGAGATCCCGCGTCGCCACAGCGGCGAGGGGCAGGACATCTCGCCGGCCCTGTCCTGGTCGGCGGCGCCGGAGGGCACCGCGGAACTGGTCCTGCTGTGCGAGGACCCGGACGCCCCCGGGGGGACGTTTCTCCACTGGCTGGTCACCGGTATCGATCCGGCGAGCTCGGGAGTGGCGGAGGGCGAGACACCCCCGGGCGGCCACGAGTGGCCGAACGACTTCGGCCGAGTGGGCTGGGCCGGGCCGATGCCTCCCCCGGGGCACGGGCCGCACCGCTACTTCTTCCGCCTGTGGGCGGTGTCCGAGCCGCTCCCGCTGCACGGCCGGGCGAAGAGCGACGCAGTGCACCGCGCGCTGAAGGGAAGGGAGCTGGCCGGCGGCACGCTGATGGGGACGTATCAGCGCTGA
- a CDS encoding DoxX family membrane protein, translating to MAFGNRRDLGLLVLRTGTGAVLAAHGAQKLFGWFGGHGLGGTAKAMEAMGFTPGKLSAIAAGLGEAGGGALLVLGLATPVAGASAAGAMAGAAAVHAPAGFFAQSGGLEYPAFLGFVAAGIGLAGAGRYSLDHATGRVLDQPWTVALAFVGGAAAAAAVLSRRARHLASQPAPEE from the coding sequence ATGGCATTCGGCAACCGTCGCGACCTCGGCCTGCTCGTCCTGAGGACCGGCACCGGCGCGGTGCTGGCGGCGCACGGAGCGCAGAAGCTCTTCGGCTGGTTCGGCGGCCACGGCCTCGGCGGCACCGCCAAGGCGATGGAGGCCATGGGCTTCACCCCGGGCAAGCTGAGCGCGATCGCCGCGGGGCTCGGTGAGGCGGGCGGCGGGGCACTGCTGGTCCTCGGTCTCGCCACGCCGGTGGCCGGGGCCTCGGCGGCGGGCGCCATGGCGGGCGCGGCGGCCGTGCACGCGCCCGCGGGCTTCTTCGCACAGAGCGGAGGCTTGGAATACCCTGCCTTCCTCGGCTTCGTCGCAGCCGGCATCGGCCTGGCGGGCGCCGGGCGCTACTCGCTCGACCACGCCACCGGCCGTGTCCTGGACCAGCCGTGGACCGTGGCGCTGGCCTTCGTCGGCGGGGCTGCCGCGGCGGCGGCCGTGCTCAGCCGGCGGGCCAGGCATCTGGCGTCGCAGCCGGCCCCCGAGGAGTAG
- a CDS encoding vitamin K epoxide reductase family protein — protein MRDTATTGEVRTIVRPGADARTEGAARRTTGAGRAFAWLLTVTGALGILASFVITIDKMRLAENPDFRPSCSIGPVLSCTNVMLSDQASVFGFPNPLLGLVAYPVVVMVGVALLVGARFPGWLWIGLNLGTLFGAVFCMWLMTQALYVIGALCLWCCLAWAVTVTMFWYTTVHNLRHGIVPAPRRLVIGLMEFHWAVPVAWLLSIVMLIAVRFWSYWQSLLV, from the coding sequence GTGCGGGACACTGCGACGACCGGCGAAGTGCGTACGATCGTCCGCCCGGGAGCGGACGCGCGGACGGAGGGCGCCGCGCGGCGCACGACCGGGGCCGGACGCGCCTTCGCCTGGCTGCTGACGGTCACCGGGGCGCTCGGCATCCTGGCCTCGTTCGTGATCACCATCGACAAGATGAGACTGGCCGAGAATCCGGACTTCCGTCCCTCGTGCAGCATCGGTCCCGTCCTGTCGTGCACCAATGTGATGCTCAGCGACCAGGCCTCCGTGTTCGGCTTCCCCAACCCGCTGCTGGGGCTGGTGGCCTATCCCGTGGTGGTCATGGTCGGCGTCGCGCTGCTGGTCGGTGCACGATTCCCGGGCTGGCTCTGGATCGGGCTGAACCTGGGCACGCTCTTCGGGGCGGTCTTCTGCATGTGGCTGATGACACAGGCGCTCTACGTGATCGGCGCCCTGTGCCTGTGGTGCTGCCTGGCCTGGGCCGTCACCGTCACGATGTTCTGGTACACCACCGTGCACAATCTGAGGCACGGCATCGTACCGGCGCCGCGCCGGCTGGTGATCGGTCTGATGGAGTTCCACTGGGCTGTGCCCGTCGCCTGGCTCCTGAGTATCGTCATGCTGATCGCGGTCCGGTTCTGGTCATACTGGCAGTCACTGCTCGTATGA
- a CDS encoding response regulator transcription factor, with protein sequence MNTDDIPAAPLRIFLLDDHEVVRRGVRDLLEAEPDMVVVGEASDAREALARVPAARPQVAVLDVRLGGDRDGAGDHQGVEVCRELRASMPELACLMLTSFDDDEALFGAIMAGASGYVLKRIGGSELITAIRTVAAGKSMLDPRAVTRVMSRLTTPQPAPTPSRLDRLSPREHEILELIGEGLTNRQIGERLFLAEKTVKNRISSILSKLGVGRRVQAAMIAEKAREQRAADAG encoded by the coding sequence ATGAATACTGATGACATTCCTGCCGCCCCGCTGCGGATCTTCCTGCTCGACGACCACGAGGTGGTACGACGGGGGGTGCGCGATCTGCTGGAGGCCGAGCCGGACATGGTCGTGGTGGGTGAGGCGTCCGACGCGCGGGAAGCCCTCGCCCGGGTGCCCGCCGCACGGCCGCAGGTGGCGGTCCTCGACGTACGGCTCGGCGGTGACAGGGACGGGGCCGGCGACCACCAGGGTGTCGAGGTGTGCCGTGAACTCCGGGCGAGCATGCCCGAACTGGCCTGCCTGATGCTGACGTCCTTCGACGACGACGAGGCCCTCTTCGGCGCCATCATGGCGGGCGCCTCCGGCTATGTCCTCAAGCGCATCGGGGGCTCGGAGCTGATCACCGCCATCCGGACGGTCGCGGCGGGGAAGTCGATGCTGGATCCCCGCGCGGTGACGCGGGTGATGTCCCGGCTGACGACCCCGCAGCCCGCGCCGACACCCAGCCGGCTGGACCGGCTGTCCCCGCGCGAGCACGAAATCCTGGAACTCATCGGTGAGGGGCTGACCAACCGGCAGATCGGCGAGCGGCTGTTCCTGGCGGAGAAGACCGTCAAGAACCGGATCTCCTCCATCCTGTCGAAGCTGGGTGTGGGCCGTCGGGTCCAGGCGGCGATGATCGCGGAGAAGGCCCGGGAGCAGCGGGCCGCGGACGCCGGCTGA